A genomic region of Carassius carassius chromosome 27, fCarCar2.1, whole genome shotgun sequence contains the following coding sequences:
- the LOC132107055 gene encoding exocyst complex component 8-like, whose protein sequence is MADTGNRLRKLLESPNFDPQSYVKQLSQQSDGDRDLQEHRQKIQTLADETAQNLKKNVYKNYRQFIETAKEISYLESEMYQLSHILTEQKSIMESITQSLLSTDKDQAAKEMLAAFPKDTEEVKQRTLTTLLEKVEGCKNIMETPGRYLVYNGDLLEYDADNMSQIQKVHSFLMNDCLLIATWLPNRRGAVKYKYNALYDLQSFAVVNVKDNPPMKDMFKILMFPEIRIFKAENSKIKKEWLEILEETKKNKVAKDKNIKEEEVPTSPVRQEVSSNPFEEDEPLGLEELVDLSPEWIQELPEDLDVCIAQRDFEGAVDLLDKLNEYLKEQPVSPRVKELRRKVDERVRQLTEVLVFELSPDRSLRGGPKATRRAVSQLVRLGQSTKACELFLKNRAAAVQTAIRQLRIEGATLLYIQKLCNIFFTSLLETAREFETDFAGNTGCYSAFVVWSRSVMKMFVDAFSKQVFDSKESLSTAAECVKFAGEHCMQLSEIGLDLTFILQSLLVKDIRAALQSQKDIIIEATRHRNSEEMWRRMNLMTPEALAKLKDEMRSCGISSFDQYTGEDCWVNLSYTIVAFTKQMMAFLEEGLKLYFPELHMVFLESLREIILVAVQHVDYSLRCEQEAEKKAFILQNASFLHETVLPVVEMRFEEGVGKPAKQLQDLRKSSRPVRVNPESTMSLV, encoded by the coding sequence ATGGCAGACACTGGAAACCGTTTGCGTAAGTTGCTGGAATCGCCTAATTTTGATCCTCAATCGTACGTGAAACAGCTCTCGCAGCAGTCGGACGGGGACCGCGATCTACAAGAACACCGTCAGAAAATACAAACACTCGCCGACGAAACCGCGCAAAACCTgaagaaaaatgtttataaaaactaCAGGCAGTTTATTGAGACAGCCAAGGAGATTTCTTACTTGGAAAGTGAGATGTATCAGCTGAGCCACATTCTCACTGAGCAGAAGAGCATCATGGAGAGCATTACACAGTCTCTCCTGTCCACAGATAAAGACCAAGCGGCCAAAGAGATGCTCGCAGCCTTCCCAAAGGACACCGAAGAGGTCAAACAAAGAACCCTCACCACGCTTTTGGAAAAAGTGGAGGGATGCAAGAACATCATGGAAACCCCGGGCAGATATCTGGTCTATAACGGGGATCTTCTGGAGTATGACGCAGACAACATGTCACAGATCCAAAAGGTTCACTCCTTTCTGATGAACGATTGCCTGCTCATCGCAACCTGGCTTCCCAACAGACGCGGAGCcgtcaaatacaaatacaacgCCTTGTATGATCTACAAAGCTTCGCGGTTGTGAACGTAAAAGACAACCCTCCGATGAAAGACATGTTCAAGATCCTCATGTTCCCCGAGATCCGCATCTTCAAAGCCGAGAACAGCAAGATCAAGAAAGAGTGGCTGGAGATTCTGGAGGAAACGAAGAAAAACAAAGTGGcgaaagacaaaaacataaaggAGGAGGAAGTGCCAACGTCGCCGGTCAGACAGGAAGTCTCCTCGAACCCATTTGAAGAGGACGAGCCTCTGGGTTTGGAGGAACTGGTGGATCTGAGTCCCGAATGGATCCAGGAGCTTCCAGAAGACCTTGACGTGTGCATCGCTCAGAGAGACTTCGAGGGTGCTGTTGATCTTCTGGATAAGCTAAACGAATATCTGAAGGAGCAGCCGGTGAGTCCACGAGTGAAGGAGCTGAGAAGGAAAGTGGATGAGCGTGTTCGACAGCTGACCGAGGTCCTGGTGTTCGAACTCTCGCCGGATCGCTCGCTCCGTGGAGGACCGAAAGCCACACGGCGCGCCGTCTCTCAGCTTGTCCGCCTGGGACAGTCCACGAAAGCCTGTGAGCTGTTTTTGAAAAACAGAGCGGCGGCCGTCCAAACCGCCATCCGTCAGCTTCGCATCGAGGGCGCCACGCTGCTTTACATCCAAAAGCTCTGTAACATCTTCTTCACGAGCCTGCTTGAAACCGCCAGGGAGTTTGAGACTGATTTCGCAGGCAACACTGGCTGCTACTCTGCCTTCGTGGTCTGGTCTCGCTCGGTGATGAAGATGTTCGTAGATGCCTTCAGCAAGCAGGTGTTTGACAGCAAAGAAAGCTTGTCCACCGCTGCAGAGTGCGTGAAGTTCGCCGGCGAGCACTGCATGCAGCTGAGCGAGATCGGCTTGGATCTGACCTTCATTTTGCAGTCGTTACTCGTGAAAGACATCAGGGCGGCTCTCCAAAGCCAGAAGGACATCATCATAGAAGCAACGAGGCATCGTAACTCCGAGGAGATGTGGCGTAGGATGAACCTCATGACCCCTGAAGCTCTGGCCAAGCTCAAGGACGAAATGCGAAGCTGTGGGATCAGCAGTTTCGACCAGTATACGGGAGAAGACTGCTGGGTCAACCTGAGCTACACCATTGTGGCCTTCACCAAGCAGATGATGGCCTTCCTGGAGGAAGGGCTGAAGCTGTACTTCCCCGAGCTGCACATGGTGTTTCTGGAGAGCCTGCGGGAGATCATACTGGTGGCTGTGCAGCATGTGGACTACAGCCTGCGCTGCGAGCAGGAGGCCGAGAAAAAGGCCTTTATTCTGCAGAACGCGTCGTTCCTGCATGAGACGGTGCTTCCTGTTGTGGAGATGCGGTTTGAGGAGGGAGTTGGGAAACCAGCCAAACAGCTCCAGGATCTGAGGAAGAGCTCTCGTCCCGTCAGGGTCAACCCCGAGAGCACCATGTCTCTCGTCTAA